The region GCTGTCAGGTATGCAGCCAGAGCCCGGAGCTCGTCATCTTCCTGATCGCCGGTCCACATGCCTACGCGAACCAGATGACCAGAACCGCACAGGTCATTCGATGCCAGGTCGTCCACGACAAGGATCCAGTGTGCGGGATACCGGGCACAGACCCACCTGGCCCTGAACTTCCTGGCCGGTTTCCTCAACTCGCCCTCGCCCTCTTCGGTTCGGCGCCAGGTGCACCGATCACGGTGCCACAGGAAAAAGGCGCGCCCGGCAAGGTCAAACTGCGTTTCGAAAGCAATGACCCTGAGCCCGGCCCTCATCCAGTCCTCGCTGGCGGCAGTCCAGACCGCAAGGTCGTAATGGTCGGCTACGGCTTCTAGAAACGACTCGAGATACGGGCGAACCAGAAAGCGGTGCCCCTCAGACACCGGCGGGTCGGGAATCCCGTGCCAGAGGGTTTCGTCCAGGTCAAGAACGAGTAGCGGACGATACGCTGGCAGGTTCTCCAGGGCTGATCCTGACACAGGCACCTGGCTGAAGTGCTGCGTGTCTGTGAATTGAAATCCGCTGCTCAGCAGGTACTTTTTGGCTACCCGGTCAAATCTTCTT is a window of Deinococcus deserti VCD115 DNA encoding:
- a CDS encoding HAD family hydrolase, producing the protein MSGSALENLPAYRPLLVLDLDETLWHGIPDPPVSEGHRFLVRPYLESFLEAVADHYDLAVWTAASEDWMRAGLRVIAFETQFDLAGRAFFLWHRDRCTWRRTEEGEGELRKPARKFRARWVCARYPAHWILVVDDLASNDLCGSGHLVRVGMWTGDQEDDELRALAAYLTAIVHEPDLRQLEKRHWRSTIPRNANALHD